Proteins from a single region of Halalkalibaculum roseum:
- a CDS encoding cytochrome c3 family protein — protein sequence MAQIFPKWANEIPGRILLGLIVFATALVAGVWYYFSPEFTDVGYAPTQPIEYSHRIHAGQLGLDCQYCHTSVAESKQANVPPTQTCMNCHSQIDSQRPEEVQKIRDSWESGEAIEWVRVHNLPDYAYFNHAAHVNVGVGCESCHGRIDRMDVVFQKEPLSMSWCLDCHRNPEQYLRPVDEVTTMGYQVEDQIQKGRELVAKHNVSPPTYCQGCHY from the coding sequence ATGGCTCAGATTTTTCCCAAATGGGCAAATGAAATACCCGGACGTATCTTACTTGGGCTTATCGTTTTTGCAACAGCTTTGGTAGCAGGAGTTTGGTACTATTTTTCCCCAGAATTTACTGACGTTGGTTATGCACCTACACAACCTATTGAATACAGCCACAGAATTCACGCAGGACAACTCGGGCTTGATTGCCAATATTGCCACACCAGCGTAGCCGAATCAAAGCAGGCCAATGTACCTCCTACTCAAACCTGTATGAATTGTCACAGCCAGATTGATTCCCAGAGACCGGAAGAAGTTCAGAAAATCCGTGATAGCTGGGAATCCGGTGAAGCCATTGAGTGGGTGAGAGTCCATAACTTACCGGATTATGCCTATTTCAATCATGCCGCTCATGTCAATGTGGGTGTCGGCTGCGAGTCATGCCACGGCCGCATAGATAGAATGGATGTTGTTTTCCAGAAAGAACCGCTGAGCATGAGCTGGTGCCTGGACTGCCACAGAAATCCCGAGCAGTACCTCAGGCCTGTCGATGAGGTCACTACCATGGGCTATCAGGTTGAAGATCAGATACAGAAAGGACGGGAACTGGTAGCAAAACATAACGTGAGTCCACCAACCTATTGCCAGGGTTGCCACTATTAA
- a CDS encoding DUF420 domain-containing protein has product MQTKYDEQFSIDLLKEISLPKALGVIILISGIAFAFLIWLIYYKGGSDYSSNIITSLPALNALLNSTSAVLLIFGYRAIRQDKYMSHMRFNLTAFFTSTLFLISYVIYHNFHGSTPFPGQGLIRPIYFFILISHIILSALVVPMILTSFYLAFSERIKLHRKVSKFTLPVWLYVSVTGVMIFFLLRAYV; this is encoded by the coding sequence ATGCAGACAAAATACGACGAGCAGTTCTCTATTGATTTGCTGAAAGAGATAAGCCTTCCCAAAGCACTGGGTGTTATAATATTAATAAGCGGAATTGCTTTTGCCTTTCTAATATGGCTGATCTACTACAAGGGAGGAAGCGATTACAGTTCCAATATTATTACCAGTCTGCCCGCCCTGAACGCCCTGCTAAATAGTACAAGCGCTGTCTTACTTATTTTCGGATATCGTGCTATCAGGCAAGACAAATATATGAGTCATATGCGTTTTAATCTGACCGCATTTTTTACTTCCACATTGTTCCTGATCAGTTATGTGATTTACCATAACTTCCACGGTAGTACGCCATTTCCCGGGCAGGGGCTTATCAGACCGATCTACTTCTTTATTCTAATATCCCATATCATATTGTCGGCCCTTGTTGTTCCGATGATCTTAACCAGTTTCTACCTGGCATTTTCAGAGAGGATCAAACTTCACCGCAAGGTTTCAAAATTTACGCTCCCAGTGTGGCTCTATGTTTCTGTGACAGGAGTGATGATTTTCTTTCTTCTAAGAGCCTATGTGTAG